The Chitinophagales bacterium genome window below encodes:
- a CDS encoding 4a-hydroxytetrahydrobiopterin dehydratase: MWKQVENELVKNFEFNDFSEAFAFMTRVALLAEIHNHHPWWSNVYNKVTIKLTTHDARNTITEKDRNLAKAIDKLLIE, translated from the coding sequence ATGTGGAAACAAGTAGAAAATGAGCTGGTAAAGAATTTTGAGTTTAATGATTTTTCAGAAGCTTTTGCTTTTATGACTCGTGTGGCTCTGCTGGCAGAAATACATAACCACCATCCATGGTGGAGTAATGTTTATAACAAAGTAACCATAAAATTAACTACCCACGATGCAAGAAATACCATAACCGAAAAGGATAGAAATTTAGCTAAAGCTATTGATAAGTTGTTAATTGAGTAG